CTGGTAATGGATAAGATGCAACTTGTTTCATACTGAAATACTAtacttgtcaaaaaaaaaaatgacattaaCTAAAAAAGTAAatcattttgtttcaaactgaACAGACTTAATGTGTAGGAGTGAGGAGTTGTTTTGGATTGGGTGTTGGGAAGGTTGAATGGTTAGAGTATGAGGATTTGTGGTCATTGACCAGTTTGGATGGACAAGATCTTGGTCAATTTAAGGGAGTGGTGACATCAGATAAGAATATGTTTTCTTCCAGATTCACAACAGCAACTGGAAGAAAACCTCCTTTAGGTATGTCTTCCTCCTTTTAGTTAAACATATTTCATGATTTAAGGTATGTATTGAACCAAATGTTGTTGGTAATAATGTGTGAACGTACTTGTCAAAATGTCTTATGATTCTTTTTTTGTGatgctttttgttttcttgtttctcTAATTATGATGAACTTCTCATTGAACATCAAGTAGTGACTCAATTCAATtgtcaaagagaaaaaaataatagaaaacaGCATAGAGTTAGGAGCAGAGtagtttttcttttactttactGACTCCGTTTTCTTTAAGTACTGTAGACTGTAAAGCGAAATTTATATTCCTTCAGTGAATTTGTTGTTCTAATTAGATCCAGAAAAATTGGTGATATAACCTATTCGATGTCTTCTGATGGCGTTGATATTTCATGTACTTGATGCCTTacaaattatatataattaaacatACTTTGTTCCCAAAATGTAATGTATGCGTTGTATTCTGATGCTTGGAACGTTTAACTACATTGTGCTATTACTAGGCATCAAGGAAAGGAAAGTCTAGAATTTTTCCTTAAGATATATGTTATACATTCCTGAATCTTCAATTTTATTATTGGTAGACTATCAAGCTAATCTGTGGTTTCCACTTAGTTGACTAATTTGAAGTTTTGTTGGTTTTTAGCCTGGGAATTTTGTGTCTAGCAGGGTTCAACTAGCTCATTACACCTTATTTGTTGAATGATGGTTGCGTTGTGGCTATTTAAACTTTCCATTGGTTGCATTATGCATGTCATTTCTATTTACATGTGGGTGCTTTGTGTTTGTGATTTTTTCCCTAGATAAAATGTCTGCTTTAACTGGAAGGTAGTTTTCTGTCAAAGATTAACCAAATACTTTGACCTTTCCCCTCTATTCTCTCCCTTACCTTCTAAGACTTGAGCATGGTACCAGAAATAGCTTGGAAGGTCAAAGAAATTCCTGTTGTTTCATGCTTTGCTCTGATGCTGGCATTTGAACGGCCTTTGCAATCGGTGAGAATTTCTTTTCCGCCTTGATGGTATTCTTCAGGCTTTTGCTGATGCAATACAAATATTTATTTGTCCTCTTCCCCTATTCTTTTTGTCTGGTTCGACTCCTATTAGAACATTTCACAAGTCCAAACCTACCATATCTGCTGGAACTTATTTATAACTTCTGGATCATTGATCGTTTTCTCTACTGACTTTCAGATTCCAGTTAAGGGCTTTTCATTCAAGAATTCAGAAAACTTAAGCTGGGCTTTTTGTGACAGTAGCAAGCCTGGGCGTTCAATCACTAGGTACGTGTGAGTTTAAATGTGAGAAGATTACGAATATAACAGTGATTGAGTTTCAAAATCCATTACTACTGTGCTTTTAacgttttctttctctttcattcTGTCTTTATATGAAGTGAACGTTGGGTGCTGCATTCAACAGCACAGTATGCAGAGAACATCATTGCTCAAACAGGGCTTCAAAGGCCTACTAATGCAATACTAGCAAAAGTAGCTGAAGAACTTGTTCAAGAATTTAAAGGCACTGGACTTGATATATCTCAGCTGTTTTTCAAGAAAGCTCACCGATGGTTGGTATTCAAACTCAATTTtaaattgatgatttttttttttttttttaaaaaatggcaGCTTTTGCTGCATAAGATATGGCATGTGGCTGCAATCTCACTCCCCTCTTTTCAAAACGAGCAGAATAATGTTTAAATTAAAGGTAAATTTGTCTTTTCACTTTTtgctacccaaaaaaaaaaaaatttatggatTTGAACAGGAGATCTTGTTCTttcagtttattttttttaaaaaaacttgaGATGATGTCTTCAGAGGCAAAATTTTGAATACAGGCTATAATGTGTGCAATGCACTTAGTAATTTTTCTCCCTAGCGGGCGGAGAAAATGATTTTGATGCGTCTAATCTAGTCGTAGTAACTGCTCCAAACTCGTATTTCTTGCAATGGCATAGATTTTGAGATCTCTTTATGTGACCTTTCAGGAGGGAAGGGAAACTTCTCTTTTAGATGCATTAATTAAAATCCGTGTGAGTGATCAAATGGTTGTTGGGAGTGTGAATGTTCTGGGATTACTCCATTGACCCGATTGACGAAAAATAAGCATATTTtagtttgttttgtttctaCTTCTCATCAGAATGTTTACATTCCAAGAGTGGCTGCGTGCTATTACTTGACAGGGGAAGTGCATTTCCTGCAAAAAGCATAGCAGCAGAGGAGAAGTGTCTCTGGAACGGAAACAGGAGATTAGCAGTGTGCGGTGACTTCTGTGTTAGCCCTAACGTTGAAGGTGCAATACTGAGTGGCATAGCTGCGGCTGCAAAGTTTACTGAACTGCTCGGTTCCTTGTGAGTTAAACATGACTTGACTGGCTGTTGCAATAACAACATAAACTCcgctcatcatcatcatcgacATATGTCTTATATGGCTGAGGCAGGAGAAGAATATTTATTGGAAAGATTGTTCATGTATCTGATTGATCCCACAGAAGATCAGCAGCAGTAATTCCCGTACTCTTGTTGTAATAGTCAATAAATGGATTTTTGGGTAAATATTGCTGATTTTTTGTTCTGTATTCTGGGTTTAAACTAGAAAGATAActgaaaattaggaaaaatgcaaaacattaattttctttttccgatCCTTCCAGTTGGAAGTAACATAATAATCTTTCCGACAACCAATGGCTGATTGACAAATCTGGTGGTTGCTGTGTACTTTGGAAGTGAACACATTGAAAGAGACACCTCAATTTTTgaattatatatgtatatagacacacacacacatatatatatatatatatagatttttttttttttggttggtgcAGAGGGCTTCCATTTTGATAATGCTGTAATGCCATATCCAAAACCAATCCATAAGAGCTATGCCACGTGTGAACATAGCAATCACCAAAGCCAGCAAGATTCTTCCACAAGCGCATATTTCAGCCAACTCTTGCGCTTGAAGGCAGGAGAGATCTTGTCATAACTTGTAAGGAATTTATAGGCAGAGgcggcagcagcagcagcagcaaaagAAATGGCAACCACAGTGATGAGTTCGTTGAGCCTTAAGCCCGCTGTTTTCACAGCTGAGAAATCAGCAGTTAGAGGCCTCCCTTCACTTGCAAGAACCTCAGCTTTCCGAGTGCAAGCCAAAGGCAGGAAGATCAAGACCGACACACCTTATGGTCAGTCTTAATCTCACTACAACTGAATCAGGCGATTAAAGAATTACTACAAGCCCCCTCTAGTTGCTTCACGAAAAGATAGTAAACAGTAGTGTAATTGTTTCTGAACAAATGGTTTCATCATTATTATGTCAAGTGGTTGATTGAGATGGTATTCGGAATGTTATAATAATAGGAATTAGCGGAGGTATGACTTTGAGGGATGGACTCGATGCTTCTGGCAGGAAAGGAAAGgtaaacattattattattactaacTGGTCTAAAAATCAGTGGTCTGTCCTTCTTTACAACCTGCATATGCATCTCTTCCTTTGATTTGATATTCGGGCATTTGTTCAGGGAAAGGGCGTTTACCAATTTGTTGACAAGTATGGTGCCAATGTTGACGGATACAGGTGAGGGTCAAATTTCTTGGCATATGATgatgtaagataaaaaagtgattgaaaaacgCGTTTATGATGATACTAACGATTtaattgttgttgtttttttctttctttttaataacAAACAACTAGTTTATCCAACCACGATATTTCACTATAGAGATACTAACATGTTTTACGTTTGAACAAAATGCAGTCCAATCTACGACACGAAGGACTGGTCTCCAAGCGGTGACGTCTATGTTGGCGGTAAGATTAGCTACCAATTTTACATGAATCCTATAGTGAAGGAGGTGGAGGAGAGTAGAGAATACGACTCTTGATTTTTGAGAATTTATTATAACCTCGTAGACAAGAACATATTATGATCATTCCCCTTCTTAATCCTCATTGATCCTCTTCCCTTTCTTTGGAAAAACAAAGAATATTCTGATGATGAGATGTGATGATCCATTTTGAAATATAATACAGGTAGCACTGGCCTGGCAATCTGGGCAGTTACCCTGGCTGGCATTCTGGCAGGAGGTGCTCTACTGGTTTACAACACCAGTGCTTTGGTACAGTAGACAATTGCCCCTGTAATCCATGTGACATTATAGCTTGTATCCAGGAATTGTTCCCAAAAACATGGATCATATATTTTGTGGGATCAAAACTCGTTTTCAGCTTGTGTCATGTTAAATGTAAGCATACTTTTTTTTACCATGATATTTCTGATGTGTGATTAGCATCTTTTCCTAATTGGTTCAGATGGCATACTTCAGCTGAGTTTACCAACTTTTGATTAATGATTGACATAAAATCTAAATGATCTCTTGCCGCAATTTCGTTAGGCCCTCTTCTCATTGCTCCATTCAGTTGCATATAGGGATTATATAACACAACAACAGCTCAATGCATTTCCAAACTCCAATGAGGGTAGAAGGAAGACGAGACTGTAAAGAAAACTTGCTCACTCAATATCATTAAAAATTTTATGCGAATGTTCAAACTGTCTTTGGAAAGAGGATATGAATATTACAACATGTAACCCTCCCAGCACCCCCTCAATGCCCTCCAAGTCCCAGTAAACTGTACATTCCTCATTAGGGTACTAAACTAAATGAACTTGTTCTTCCCCAAAATTGATGACAAAATACGTCTACATTGTCAAACAAATCTCATATGAGCATGAACTCCAAGTTGTTACTCTCCCCGTCACCTGTAAGCCTTTACCGACTGACGTGAACCGCACCAATTCACATTGTTTTGTCATGGAACAATGTAACCTATGCTCTCAATTCTTCCATCCAATCATCCAGATCTCAGTAACGTGAAGCATTTCATCATTGTCGTTGCATCTCATGGAAAATATCTTCATCTTCATGCTGTGGAGGTGTCAATTTCATGTAAGATGAGCCTACGTGTCCAACTCCCTCTGCCATGGCAGAGCGAACCATCTGCACTCGAAAAATGAAAGTTCATAACATCAGAGTTCTAATAAATGCATGGAAAATGGATACAAATAATGGTATCCTTAGAAGCTCAAAAGGAAATGTGCATTGGCAATTTTTAGGTTCATTTAGACCCAAAGGCAAGGCTGATATTGAATAGGCTTTATTGTGAAAGCAAGGTCATTAGATCAACTCCCAATCCAAGCTGGTGCATCCTTGCTCTCTGCAAGAAAAAGTTATAAAGCTGCTTCCCTTTTCATTTTGCATGGACAAATGATGATCTGCAGTGCTGTTTACTTTTTATTGTTCATCATATTACTGCCGCAAAGCCCAAACAGGGAAACAATCATCTTAGGCACAACATCCCATATATTTGTATATCTATTTCATCTTATGAGCTAATAAATACTACAAACgctttttaagttttattacTTGACATAGCACTCAAGCGTAACAATAAACCAATACATTGTTTGATTAGACATTTTGAATAATCTGCACTTTTCTCCAGAATAATATCCACATTGTGTGAGGAGAGTACATCACCTTCTCTACTTCTTCACTCAGTAAGGGGTTTTCTTTTAAGTACTGTAATGCTCTGTCTCTTCCTTGCCCCAACCTTCGTTAATTATAGAACAGAAAATTGCGGTGAGCCACAATACAAAAATGAAGCCCGTTAAATAACAAGATCCAGTTAAGCTCTTTGAGAATGCAAAACTTTAATGCACTCAAAATCAGACAAACTGAGCTCAATATTGAGCCCAAGCGCTTACTGATACAGTACTATTGAAACCATTGTACAAGACACAGTTGAAAACAATAACAAAAACACGGTATATGTTTAAATCTGATAATCTGATTGTCCTAAAGACTAACATGAGCTGACAGCCAACTTCAAGATGAGAATTGAAGGGCCAGAAGGTGATCTCACTAAATGTCAAAGTCTACCCACTATATTACTAAAACTATTAGTAAGATTGGCGGACCATAGTGCTATCTAGTAAATGATAGGCATCGAATATGGTGACAGAAAGAGTCACTACACTGCTTTTAATTGAATTCAAAACTTCCAGACTTTTCTAACCAAGATAGTAGGATGTCCCAAAATATATACTCTAGCCAGTAAAGAAACAGAAGGGATCATTAAAAGCAATCATGTAATGCATACATCTAAAATGCATCATCGCAACACCATGAAAAAATAAGCAATGGATCTGCCGTGATTGATCATATACCACCTATCCAGCCTATCTAGAACTCAAACAGAAATCAATTGCCAGAATGTCAGAGTAGACATAAAACGCAGATACTAGAAAAGACTTTTGTTCCTATGGCACTTAGAGACAGCAAAATTCATGCAAGAatacaccccccccccccaaaaaaaaaatttttgcagaAGTGATGCCCTTGATGGATGCAAAGTACATACCTCTGATCCGCATAGCTATACCATGAGCCCTTCTTTAGCACAATATCCATTATTTCAGCACAATCCAAAACACAACCCTGCAGATAAATTGAAGATCAGAAGGAAGAGAAAATCTTACACATATAATTTAAGTGCAGTGTGCTGCAAGGCATACCAACTTGCTAACACCCTCTCCGAATATGATTTCAAATTCAGCTTGCTTGTAAGGCCTCGAAACCTACAAAAATGACTACTCAGCTAAATGACAAGCACATTTCAGAGCTGGAAATCCTGAGCAATGCGGCAGTTCATATAGATTCGGAAAACTATTTCAATTGTCAATATTACCTCGAGAAGAAATTAAGCAGGTTGAACATAAGTAAAGCACTATGCCTTAGCTACATGTTAAACCAAGTAAAGCATCATTCCTTAGCTACATTATAACTTTAAGTTCCATAACCAAGCACACATTACAACCATATGGAGGACCAAAATTCGAACAAACTTTTCCAACTCCGAAGTTTATCAGTTCTCTAACAAACTTAATTGCGAGAATGTAAACATATAATCTGAATACAAAGATTTTACTCAAATCAGCAGAACTGCAAATCATGCTAACGCTGGCTTATGAAGGACATTTATCCAACAGCAAATATTATGCACTTCGATTAAGGCAATAGAACAAAAAATATTCACCTTACTCTTTTGAACTCGTACACGAACCTTAAGACCAATCTCTTCATCTCCCTTGACCTGCAACAATAAGTCAGAAAGAACTGGAATAGACAAGGATAATGCACAAATCAGTTGAATAGATTTTGTGCTTACAGACTTTATCTTCCCAATAGGCCGTATCTCAAGTCGAACTGATGCAAAGAACTTCAAAGCAATCCCTCCACTAGTGACTTCAGGGTTTCCATAGTATACACCAATCTGATTAAACCAAGAAGAGATGATAAAATGGAGATGCACAGAATAAATCAAAATGCTGATTGCAAATAAATAATGAGTGCAGCACTATATGAAACTGAACTAGAATTAACCAGTGATACGGATATTTTAGGTGCTTGTAATACTACGGATGCCTAAACTTTGAGAAAAACAGCTATCCATACTGATAACAACTATATGAATTATCTAGAAGACAGCAGTTGTGGTGGTCCCCATCATCCCAGGTCTATGACCAAGGTTACTGAAAGTCAGGAAAACATCAAGGTGAGATGTAATACTCAAACCCGGTGAAGTGCTGTAGCTATGGAATGGGATAGCATCCCCACCTCCTAAACTTTTTggataaagaaaaggaaataccTTGTATCTTATTTGATTCAGGAAAATAAGAGTACATCCAGCTTTTGAAGCATTGCCTGACATTTTACGCAAAGCTTGACTCATAAGCCTTGCCTGCAAACCCATTTGTTGCATTCCAATTTCTCCCTATGCAGAGAAGAATGAACTAAGTAGAAGGCATTGGTGACAAATTATCAGGTTCTAAAGTTGAAAAGAGAAGCATGTTTCTCACTTCTATTTCAGCTCGTGGGGTAAGAGCTGACACTGAATCAATGCAAATGAGATCCACAGCACCAGATCTACACATGCGATCCGCAACTGAGACAAGACATATTTCAACTAAAGTAAGTGCATCTCCACAGCTGAAGCTCAATCATCAGAAAATGTTCGCAAAGGTTTTCATTCTTCCAATGTTAACAAGGGAAAGAAATTACTCTCTAGAGCCATCTCTCCATTATCAGGTTGGCAGACAATCAAATTTTCTACATCTACCCCCAATGCCTTTGAGTAAGCTGGATCAAAAACATGCTCAGCATCGACAAGCATTGCATTACCGCCTAGCTTCTGCAtattcaatttcaaaataacttCATTTGGTCGTAAGGCAGAAAAGAACCCAACATAGAAATATGACCTAATAAAATCATCCCCAGAGCTACCTTCCAAGGGCAACTAAATCACTCTACTTGATTTTTTGAGCAGCTGTTTAATCTTGTATTGTTTTCCAGTTCACTAAACTGGCACTTCAGATATGAAAATAGTAAAATGACTCGCCTTTTCCAGCCTTGATTCCCAACCCCAACCCAAAAAGGGAAAGGGAGAAACCAGCAATGAATGTACATCTGTGATTGTCCCTGCATAGTTCATGTACGTACAGAATAGCAATTTAGATACACAGTGTACCTGTACTTCTGCAATTGCATGGAGTGCAAGAGTGGTCTTTCCACTACTTTCCGGTCCATAAATCTGAGATACAAAATAATTAGAGATGTCAAGAACAAAAATACAATGATTAAGTTAATTAGATGGAAATGACTCAACAATTGCTATCAATTACCAAATAGAAAGTTATACAGGATGCATTCTCTACTGCAATTAATGTGAGAAATTCTACAATTGTCACCACGACACTGCACTTAATACTTATATTAAATTCTGGTTGTATTGCAGTGGTGTGTCATACATGTTCTTGGTAAGTAGAAGCAACATCCATGTGGATGTCATTTACATGTGATggattcttctttttatttttttttgggcaagtATAAGTACTTATATTGATAACCATAGAAGAACACTTGGTAGTGATTTCATCCCTAAAAGAAAGTAACCAGTTATCCTTGACATAAGTCATATACACGAATAATTACCACAGCAATATTAGAtggaaaacagcaaaaaaaagtactaaatgTAAGACCTCCACGATTCTCCCTTTGGGGAGGCCACCACCCAAAGCAATGTCTAATGTCAAGCAGCCACTTGGAAAAGTTTCACTGCAGCCAAAGGAATAGACCAAGATCCTTATATATTTGCAGTAGTCATAGTATTTTGACTCTTCCTTTGTACAGGTAATGTGAGATCAAGATTTGTTTATGAAATAAAAGAACATACACCAAGGCCCCGCCTGCACCGCCAAGTCTTGTAACACTTCCTTTCCCAAATGAGTTGTTTATGTCATTCATTGCTGTTTCCAATGCTTTTTGCTGGAAAAATGTTTTAAGTAATCAAGTTAGCACCAAGCCGTCATTAATCCACATAGTGCAGCAACAGTTTACATCTATACTTTGTCAAGATGAATTGGCAGCATGAGGTTTAAGCACTCCTAAGTCGTTAGTTTTCAAAGCCAACCTTACTCAGAGACCAAGTAATGCTAATTTAGTAGTTTGAAATATTCCATCAGGTAATAAACACTGATGAGAAGCCAAACGCATGATGAGATGGGTTATAGAAAGGACATATGTTTCTAAAATAACCTAGCCCAAAATAGAGAAGCCATTTGACTGTGAAGCAGGTATCTTTCACTTCACCAAGAAGAAAGCAGAGAAAATAATCATTCAGAAAGACAGAATAGCAGAGTATCAAACAAACACAAAAAGAAGCTCATTTTGCCGTACATTTACAATTGTGATAATTTTTAGATATAAAATGAACTCCTTTGTACCCCCAATTTTGCAGCATCAGCTGTAAGGAACAAGAAAGTCTCCCTCTTTCATTTTTAAACGTTGCCACTTTAAAAATGAGAAACGAACTATGATATTCATCtgaaaaaatcaatttttttcttgAGCAAAGAATAGTCTTTTTATCTCGAAAGACTTCCTATTTGAAACTTTTGCCTCCAACCCGCAACATACTAACATTACAGAAGTAAAAGCATttcatttaaagaaaaaaatgaagtagtaaaagagaagaaattttgaGACAGACCCGGTCAAGAAAACGAGGATCAGAGTCAGCAGAAAGAGCTCCATTGACTTTAGCATCATATTCGGAGCGAACCCTTAAAGGTCTGGGGGTTAATTTCTGCTTCATGGGAAGGATAGAAGAGCTCTGAGATACCTGAAGAGATGAACAACTCTTACGAGACAAAGTGTAAAGTGACGAATAATACCTCTTACTAGTATCACTCAAGGATAAAACTTGGGGTTTTATTGAGTAAAAGGTTAACTCCATCACAATAGTCCAATTTAGTCTGGTTTCTTTTACGTATCAAAAATAATACTCCTAGTAAAGATTCTTTCTTTCTGCCAGTGGACTGACACAGAGAGGGGGGTTCATAAGAAGAGCATTGAGCGTTGAAGTTGAGAAGGACGACGTTTATAGAGCGGGGGAGAGGCGCTTGGAGCCTTTCGACTTTGGGGCCTTGAAAGATATCATCGTATCAGAGTTGAGAGATTCCACTGAATATATGGGGCAAAGTCATAAAAGGAGGAAACCATAAGGGTTTTCATGCAATTAAAGCGAAGGGGTACGAGGGAGTAAAAGGTTCACGTATGGtaatagaaaaagaaatagagaaACTAGGAAGTAAATTTTGGGAATTGCAAGAAAACTCTGAAGACAATGGCGGAAGAAACGCCGGAAGGACACCTGGTAGAGTCCATGTCGGCGGAGGAGGAGGCCTCACCCAATAAGAATGATGGGAATGAAGGGACAAGTTCGGAAGAATCTTCACTGGGAAGGTGTCTCTCTACTTTGATCTCTACGATAATTCAAGATTTCGATAACAGAGCTGAACACACTCTTCGCAGCCAAGATCAACTCTCCTTCGCCCTCCATCGTCTTACTGCAGGttcactctttttttctttctactcGCCTTCCCCAT
The DNA window shown above is from Coffea arabica cultivar ET-39 chromosome 5e, Coffea Arabica ET-39 HiFi, whole genome shotgun sequence and carries:
- the LOC113743434 gene encoding uncharacterized protein isoform X4, which produces MSQRRETAEDGRELLFDHGAPYFTVTNPEVVGLVQDWESRGFVAPWNEKFGSFDCTSKKFLVSNEEESNQKYVGIPGMNSICRALSSEPGVRSCFGLGVGKVEWLEYEDLWSLTSLDGQDLGQFKGVVTSDKNMFSSRFTTATGRKPPLDLSMVPEIAWKVKEIPVVSCFALMLAFERPLQSIPVKGFSFKNSENLSWAFCDSSKPGRSITSERWVLHSTAQYAENIIAQTGLQRPTNAILAKVAEELVQEFKGTGLDISQLFFKKAHRWGSAFPAKSIAAEEKCLWNGNRRLAVCGDFCVSPNVEGAILSGIAAAAKFTELLGSL
- the LOC113743530 gene encoding DNA repair protein recA homolog 1, chloroplastic-like isoform X3, whose amino-acid sequence is MELTFYSIKPQVLSLSDTSKRYYSSLYTLSRKSCSSLQVSQSSSILPMKQKLTPRPLRVRSEYDAKVNGALSADSDPRFLDRQKALETAMNDINNSFGKGSVTRLGGAGGALVETFPSGCLTLDIALGGGLPKGRIVEIYGPESSGKTTLALHAIAEVQVHCVSKLLFCTYMNYAGTITDVHSLLVSPFPFLGWGWESRLEKKLGGNAMLVDAEHVFDPAYSKALGVDVENLIVCQPDNGEMALEIADRMCRSGAVDLICIDSVSALTPRAEIEGEIGMQQMGLQARLMSQALRKMSGNASKAGCTLIFLNQIRYKIGVYYGNPEVTSGGIALKFFASVRLEIRPIGKIKSVKGDEEIGLKVRVRVQKSKVSRPYKQAEFEIIFGEGVSKLGCVLDCAEIMDIVLKKGSWYSYADQRWFALPWQRELDT
- the LOC113743530 gene encoding DNA repair protein recA homolog 1, chloroplastic-like isoform X4, which produces MELTFYSIKPQVLSLSDTSKRYYSSLYTLSRKSCSSLQVSQSSSILPMKQKLTPRPLRVRSEYDAKVNGALSADSDPRFLDRQKALETAMNDINNSFGKGSVTRLGGAGGALVETFPSGCLTLDIALGGGLPKGRIVEIYGPESSGKTTLALHAIAEVQVHCVSKLLFCTYMNYAGTITDVHSLLVSPFPFLGWGWESRLEKKLGGNAMLVDAEHVFDPAYSKALGVDVENLIVCQPDNGEMALEIADRMCRSGAVDLICIDSVSALTPRAEIEGEIGMQQMGLQARLMSQALRKMSGNASKAGCTLIFLNQIRYKIGVYYGNPEVTSGGIALKFFASVRLEIRPIGKIKSREMKRLVLRFVYEFKRVRFRGLTSKLNLKSYSERVLASWVVFWIVLK
- the LOC113743434 gene encoding uncharacterized protein isoform X3 yields the protein MGQLSTPDRETAEDGRELLFDHGAPYFTVTNPEVVGLVQDWESRGFVAPWNEKFGSFDCTSKKFLVSNEEESNQKYVGIPGMNSICRALSSEPGVRSCFGLGVGKVEWLEYEDLWSLTSLDGQDLGQFKGVVTSDKNMFSSRFTTATGRKPPLDLSMVPEIAWKVKEIPVVSCFALMLAFERPLQSIPVKGFSFKNSENLSWAFCDSSKPGRSITSERWVLHSTAQYAENIIAQTGLQRPTNAILAKVAEELVQEFKGTGLDISQLFFKKAHRWGSAFPAKSIAAEEKCLWNGNRRLAVCGDFCVSPNVEGAILSGIAAAAKFTELLGSL
- the LOC113743530 gene encoding DNA repair protein recA homolog 1, chloroplastic-like isoform X2, whose translation is MELTFYSIKPQVLSLSDTSKRYYSSLYTLSRKSCSSLQVSQSSSILPMKQKLTPRPLRVRSEYDAKVNGALSADSDPRFLDRQKALETAMNDINNSFGKGSVTRLGGAGGALVETFPSGCLTLDIALGGGLPKGRIVEIYGPESSGKTTLALHAIAEVQKLGGNAMLVDAEHVFDPAYSKALGVDVENLIVCQPDNGEMALEIADRMCRSGAVDLICIDSVSALTPRAEIEGEIGMQQMGLQARLMSQALRKMSGNASKAGCTLIFLNQIRYKIGVYYGNPEVTSGGIALKFFASVRLEIRPIGKIKSVKGDEEIGLKVRVRVQKSKVSRPYKQAEFEIIFGEGVSKLGCVLDCAEIMDIVLKKGSWYSYADQRLGQGRDRALQYLKENPLLSEEVEKMVRSAMAEGVGHVGSSYMKLTPPQHEDEDIFHEMQRQ
- the LOC113743434 gene encoding uncharacterized protein isoform X2, translated to MTTSPSVATKVAVIGSGISGAVCASALAKNGISVTIFESGRGPGGRMSQRRETAEDGRELLFDHGAPYFTVTNPEVVGLVQDWESRGFVAPWNEKFGSFDCTSKKFLVSNEEESNQKYVGIPGMNSICRALSSEPGVRSCFGLGVGKVEWLEYEDLWSLTSLDGQDLGQFKGVVTSDKNMFSSRFTTATGRKPPLEIAWKVKEIPVVSCFALMLAFERPLQSIPVKGFSFKNSENLSWAFCDSSKPGRSITSERWVLHSTAQYAENIIAQTGLQRPTNAILAKVAEELVQEFKGTGLDISQLFFKKAHRWGSAFPAKSIAAEEKCLWNGNRRLAVCGDFCVSPNVEGAILSGIAAAAKFTELLGSL
- the LOC113743532 gene encoding photosystem II 10 kDa polypeptide, chloroplastic-like gives rise to the protein MATTVMSSLSLKPAVFTAEKSAVRGLPSLARTSAFRVQAKGRKIKTDTPYGISGGMTLRDGLDASGRKGKGKGVYQFVDKYGANVDGYSPIYDTKDWSPSGDVYVGGSTGLAIWAVTLAGILAGGALLVYNTSALVQ
- the LOC113743434 gene encoding uncharacterized protein isoform X1, with the translated sequence MTTSPSVATKVAVIGSGISGAVCASALAKNGISVTIFESGRGPGGRMSQRRETAEDGRELLFDHGAPYFTVTNPEVVGLVQDWESRGFVAPWNEKFGSFDCTSKKFLVSNEEESNQKYVGIPGMNSICRALSSEPGVRSCFGLGVGKVEWLEYEDLWSLTSLDGQDLGQFKGVVTSDKNMFSSRFTTATGRKPPLDLSMVPEIAWKVKEIPVVSCFALMLAFERPLQSIPVKGFSFKNSENLSWAFCDSSKPGRSITSERWVLHSTAQYAENIIAQTGLQRPTNAILAKVAEELVQEFKGTGLDISQLFFKKAHRWGSAFPAKSIAAEEKCLWNGNRRLAVCGDFCVSPNVEGAILSGIAAAAKFTELLGSL
- the LOC113743530 gene encoding DNA repair protein recA homolog 1, chloroplastic-like isoform X1; its protein translation is MELTFYSIKPQVLSLSDTSKRYYSSLYTLSRKSCSSLQVSQSSSILPMKQKLTPRPLRVRSEYDAKVNGALSADSDPRFLDRQKALETAMNDINNSFGKGSVTRLGGAGGALVETFPSGCLTLDIALGGGLPKGRIVEIYGPESSGKTTLALHAIAEVQVHCVSKLLFCTYMNYAGTITDVHSLLVSPFPFLGWGWESRLEKKLGGNAMLVDAEHVFDPAYSKALGVDVENLIVCQPDNGEMALEIADRMCRSGAVDLICIDSVSALTPRAEIEGEIGMQQMGLQARLMSQALRKMSGNASKAGCTLIFLNQIRYKIGVYYGNPEVTSGGIALKFFASVRLEIRPIGKIKSVKGDEEIGLKVRVRVQKSKVSRPYKQAEFEIIFGEGVSKLGCVLDCAEIMDIVLKKGSWYSYADQRLGQGRDRALQYLKENPLLSEEVEKMVRSAMAEGVGHVGSSYMKLTPPQHEDEDIFHEMQRQ